The window GTATTGTTTGATCAGCGCGTTCCTCGGCTCGGTCAGGATGCGGACGAAATCCTCTTTGGTTAATGGGCCCAGCTCGACGCGGATGGGAAAGCGACCCTGGAGTTCGGGGATAAGATCCGACGGCTTCGCGACATGAAACGCGCCGGCCGCAATGAAAAGGATATGGTCGGTTCGAACCATGCCGTGCTTGGTATTGACCGTGGAACCTTCCACGATCGGGAGAAGGTCCCGTTGAACACCTTCGCGGGATACATCCGGACCGAACCCCTTTTCCCGGCCGGCAATCTTGTCCAGCTCATCGACGAAAACGATCCCGGACTGCTCCACCTTCATGATCGCCTCGCGCAGGACTTCGTCCATATCGATCAGCTTTTGGCCCTCTTCCTGGGTCAACAGCTTAAGCGCCTCCGGAACCTTCACCCGCCGTTTCTTCTTTTTCCCTGGAAACAGCCCTCCGAACATTTCCCGAAGATTGATCTCCAGATCTTCCATCCCGACATTGGAAATAACCCCGACCGGCAGGGCCTTCTCTTTGACGTCGATCTCAACCGGACGGTGGTCCAGTTTGCCTTCATGGAGCTGCTGTCGCAGCTTCTCGCGGGTCTGCTCGTAGGATTCCGGGAGCTCCGTCCGGGTCGGTTCAAGGCGTCCCTCGTCAAAAATTCCCGGCGGGGGTTTGGGGGCGGGCGGCGGCAAGAGAAGGTCCAACAACCGCTCCTCGGCCTGCTTCGCCGCGCGATCCTGGACCTTCTCGGCATGCTGCATCTTGACCATGTTGACCGCCAGTTCGGTCAGATCCCGGATCATGGATTCAACATCGCGACCCACATAGCCCACCTCCGTAAACTTGGACGCCTCCACCTTGATGAAGGGCGCATTCACCAGTTTGGCCAGCCGGCGGGAGATCTCGGTCTTCCCCACCCCCGTCGGCCCGATCATGATGATATTCTTGGGCAACACTTCTTCCCGCAACTCCGGTGAAAGCTGCTGCCGCCGCCACCGGTTTCGCAGGGCGATCGCCACCATCCGCTTGGCCTGGCCCTGGCCGATGATATACCGGTCCAACTCCTTCACGATCTCCCGGGGTGTAAGGGCGTTCATTCGATCATCCGGTCCGGTCATCTCAATCCTTCAACTCCTCCACAACAATTTCCTGATTGGTATAGATATCGATACCGCCGGCAATTTTCATCGCCCGCTCCACGATCTCCTTCGCCGTTAAATCCGGCCGATCGATCATCGCGCGGGCCGCTGCCAGGGCGTACGGCCCTCCGGAGCCGATGGCCAATATTCCGTCTTCCGGCTCGATCACGTCCCCCGTCCCGGAAATCAACAGCGACTGTTCGGCGTCGGCCACGATCATGAGGGCCTCCAGCCGTCTTAAGACACGGTCCGTTCGCCAGTCCTTGGCCAGCTCCACCGCGGAGCGTGTGAGATTGCCCCGGTATTCGGCGAGCTTGGACTCGAACTTCTCGAACAGCGTCAGGGCATCGGCCGTCGCCCCGGCGAATCCGGACAGGATCTGGTCGTTATACATCCTCCGGATCTTTCGGGCGTTGTGCTTCATCACCGTCGTGCCCATCGTCACTTGGCCGTCGGCCGCGATGGCCACCCGGCCCCGGTGGCGGACGCATAGAATCGTCGTGCTATGAATCGTGAGCGCCATGGATTCCGTCGTTGGTTACCCTCTATCTTTTTTGGCCCGAGGGTGTGCCCGGTCGTAGACCTCGATCAATTTATCCGTCGTGACATGGGTATACCGTTGCGTTGTCGAGAGCCGCGCATGCCCCAGTAATTCCTGGATCGCCCGAAGGTCCGCGCCGCCGTCCAAAAGATGCGTTGCAAAGCTATGACGAAGGGCATGCGGCGTGACCCGCGGGGCCTTGGGAAGCCGTGAACCCGCGCGACCCACGATCCGGGCCACGGTCCGGGTCGTCAGGCGTTTTCCGAATCGGTTCAGGAAAAGCGGACGGCGTTCTTCATGATATTGCCGAAAAGGAACCACCGCCAGATACGACTCGACCGCGACCAAGGCCTTGGAGCCGATCGGCACGATCCGCTCTTTGCGGCCCTTGCCCTGGACTCGAATCAGCCCTTCGAGCGGATACAGGTCATTGACGTTCAGGGCGACCAGTTCGCTCAACCGGATACCGGTCGAATAAAAGGTTTCCAGAATGGCCCGATTCCTCGCGCCGGTCTTTTCATCGACGGAAAAAGCCTCCATCAAGGCCGAGGCATCGTCCACGGCAAGAAAGGCCGGAAGCCGATGCTCCTGTTTCGGTGTCGCCACCAAGCGGGCGGGATTATTCTTTAATTGACCTTCCCGCTGAAGAAACTTGAAAAAGGTCCGGATCACGGCCAGTTTGCGGGCCATGGAGGATTTTTGAACCCCCGTCTGCCTCAAATGGGCCAGGTAGGTCCGTATTTTCAACGGTCCAACCTCGGCCCAATCGGGTTCCTTCCCCGATGTTTGGGTCGGCCTGCTGGAAGCGCTTTTTTCCGATCGATGGAGCGATGCGGCAGGATCGGGCGCGGAGAATAAAAACCGCTCGAACTGCTCCAGGTCGGACCGATAGTTTCGGAGGGTATGCGCCGAACTCCCGCGCTCGACCTGAAGGTATTCTATAAAGGATTGTTTTGCCGACACCATTGTTTCAGATCCTCAACCGCCCGATGCCCGACCGTCTTCCGCCGTAACTGCTTGTCTCGGATCGTTTCCGGGATGTGCGGGAAAAGTCCGAAGTTGATGTTCATTGGCTGGAAGTGTCGCGGGCTGCTCCGCGTGAGGTACGCCAGCAAGCTCCCGTGAGCCGTCGTCGGAGGCGGGGAAACCGGCTCCAGACCCTTTAATAATCTGGCTCCGTTGATCCCCGCGATCAAGCCCATCGCGGCCGATTCGACATATCCCTCGACCCCCACCAGTTGCCCCGCCAACAAGAGGGTCGGCTTTCTTCGAACCTGCAACGACTCTTTCAACACAAAGGGCGCGTTGATAAAGGTATTCCGGTGGAGGCTTCCGAGGCGAAGAAACTCGGCCTGGGCCAAACCCGGGATCAGCCGAAATACCCGACGTTGTTCGGGCCAGGTAAGTTTGGTCTGAAAGCCCACGATATTGTAACAGGAACCGAACACGTCCTCCTGCCGAAGCTGCACAACGGCATACGGTCTTTTCCCGGTGCGCGGATTGACGAGACCCACGGGTTTCATCGGCCCGAACACCAAGGTCTCGCGGCCACGCTCGGCCATGACCTCGATCGGAACGCATCCTTCAAAATAGGGGATCTTCTCGAAGGGTTTGGAGGGGACCTTCTCGGCGGCAAGAAGCGCCTGGTAGAACTGATCATATTCCTCCCGGGTCATGGGACAGTTTATATAATCCGCACCCCCCTTATCGTATCGCGAGGCCCGAAATACCTTGTCCATTTCGATGCTCTCGCCATCGACGATCGGTGCAATGGAGTCATAGAAATAAAGGTGATCGGCGCGGGTGAGATACCGGAGCGATTCGGCCAATTTGTCGGAGGTCAAGGGCCCGGTGCTGATCAGGGCGACCCGGTCCGACGGCACCTCGGTTATCTCCTCCCGGACGACCCGAATGTTGGGATGGTTCTCGATCTCTTTGGTGATCCGCCGGGAGAACTCCTGGCGCTCCACGGCCAAGGCCGAGCCGGCCGGGACGGTCGTTCCATCCGCCGTGCGAATGACGAGCGAGTCCAACAGCCGCATTTCTTCCTTTAATATTCCGGAGGCGTTCAGGGGATCATTGGAACCGAGCGAATTGCTGCAGACCAGTTCGGCCAGTCCTTCCGTCTTGTGCGCGGGCGTGTGGACCTGCGGCCGCATCTCGAAAAGCCGGACCTTGACGCCGCGTCGGGCCGCCTGCCAGGCCGCCTCGCAGCCGGCCAAGCCCCCCCCGATGATCATCAATTCCTGTGGGTCCATGATCACCTCCAACCGTTTCCATTGTAAAAGATTCGAGGGCGAAATACAAGGGAACCCCGGAAGGGTTGGTGACGGATAAATTTTATAAACGGGTTTGGAGCTCAGTTTCGTGTGGTGTGACCGACGGCGGGTTCCATCGGGGGTTTTTCCCCCTCCTCGTAGCCGCAGTCTTTATTGAGGCAGACGACTTTGGGGCCGGAGCGCTTGTCGAATTTTTCGACCAGGAAGGGTGCCTTACATTCAGGGCAGGCCCTCGGTATGGGTCGATTCCACAAGGCGTACGTGCATTTGGGATAGTGATTGCAGGCAAAAAAAGTTTTGCCGCGCCGGGTTCTCTTTTCGACCAGATCCCCGCCGCAATCGGGCTGAGGACATTTCACGCCGGTCCCGATCGCTTTGGTAAAATTGCAGTTGGGGTAGGTCGAACAGGCCAGGAAACGCCCGAACCGGCCGCGTTTGACGACCAGGGGATTTCCACACTTCGGGCAGGATTCTTTGGTCTCCTCGACTTTTTCGACCACGCGGATCCCGCCGTTTTCTTCGACGAACTCTTTGGTGTTTTTGCAATCGGGATATCCGGGACAGGCCAAGAACCGTCCGTGCCGTCCCCACTTGATGACCATATGGCGACCGCACTTCTCGCACACGATCTCGGTCGGAATCTCTTCGCGTTTCACGTCACGCATCTGTTTTTGTGCCGTCGTCAGATGCTTGGCGAACGGTTCGTAGAACTCCCGTACCGTTTCAACCCAGGGTTTCTCACCGGCTTCGATTTCGTCGAGCTCCGTCTCCATCCGGGCCGTGAACTGAACATTCAAGATGTCCGGAAAATGCTCGACCAACAACTCGTTCACCACCCGGCCCAGATCGGTCGGCTTCAGCCGGCCCTCCTCTTTTTCGACATACTTTCGATCCACGATCGTGGACAGGATGGTGTGATACGTACTGGGCCGGCCGATCCCTTTTTCCTCAAGATCCTTGATCAGGAGTGCTTCCGTGTAGCGGGGGGGCGGCTGGGTAAAATGCTGCTTGGGGTCAAGCCCCAAAAGCTTCAACCGCTCGCCGACCTCCAGAGACGGAAGCGTCCGCTCCTCGTCCGCTTCCGCTTCGTCCGCCTTGGCCAAACCGCCCGAGACCTTCTTCTCAAGAGGTTTCTCCTCCTGCGATTCGGTGTACAGAACCGTGAAACCGGGAAACTTCACCACCTGGCCGTTGGCTCGGAAAAGCGCGTCCCCGTTGGTGATGTCCACACGGGTCATCTCCAATCGCGCCGGGTTCATCTGGCTGGCCACGAACCGGTCCCAGATCAGCTTGTAGAGTTGGTAATGGTCTTTGGTGAGATGGGCCTTCATCGATTCCGGCGTTCGGTGGACGGAGGTCGGTCGGATCGCCTCGTGCGCGTCCTGCGCGTCCTTCTTCGTCTTGTAGACATTCGGATGCGCCGGCAGATAATCCGAACCATACCCATTCTGGATGAAACCGCGCGCTTCCTCCAGGGCCTCCTGTGCCACCCGGGTGGAGTCGGTTCTCATATAGGTAATGAGCCCCACCGGACCCTCCGCCCCGATCTCGGTCCCTTCATAGAGTTGCTGCGCCAGCATCATCGTCCGCTTGGGCGAGAATCGGAGCTTGCGTGCGGCATCCTGTTGAAGCCGGCTGGTAATAAACGGCGGAAGCGGGTTGCGGAGCCGGTCTTTTTTCTCGATCTGCTTGACGATAAACGGCCGGGCCTTGATTTGCTCCGCCAGGGAATGCGCCTGTTCCCCGGTCGAAAGTGTGGCCTCCTGTCCTTCGATTTGAACCAAGCGGGCCTCAAAGGGTGGCGGATTCCGGCCTTCCAGTTTTGCCGTAATCGACCAGTACTCCTCCGAGACAAACACCTCCCGTTCCTTTTCGCGCTCGCACACCAAACGGACCGCAACCGACTGGACACGGCCGGCCGATAGCCCCCGCCGGACCTTTTCCCACAGCAAGGGACTGATCTTGTACCCAACAATCCGGTCCAATATCCGGCGGGCCTGCTGGGCGTTGACCTTGTTCCGGTCTACTTTTCCAGGGTGCTCCAAGGCCCGCTTAATCGCCTGCTCCGTGATTTCGTTGAACAACACCCGATAGGTTTTGTTCGACTTCCCATTGAGTTCTTCCGCAATGTGCCAAGCGATCGCCTCCCCTTCGCGGTCCGGGTCCGGGGCCAGATAAATCCGCTCGGCTTTTCGGGCGGCCTCCTTGATTTCATCCAAAATCGTCTTCTTGCCCTTGATCACGGTATACTGGGGCCGGAATCCCTTTTCCACATCAATCCCAAATTTACTCTTGGGGAGATCCTTCACATGGCCGACCGAGGCCACCACCGAATAGCCTCGACCCAGGTACTTGGTAATGGTCTTGGCCTTGGAAGGGGACTCGACCACAATCAAGGATCGTCCTTTGGACGCCGCCGGGCGCGTTTGATCCGCTTCGCCCGCCGAATCTCGTTGATCCGTGCGGCGGGCGGTCTGGGCTGGGCGAGCCGTGCCTCGGCGAGCGCCGAGTCCCTGCATCTTGGCCTCCGTTTCTATGACCGGATGCCCTTTGGATTTTTTCTTCGCCTTTTTGGCCATATCTTAATCGATCCGTATAAACAAGTTGCCCGCAAGTTGACGGATGGCTCCTTTTAACTCCAGTTGAAGCAGCACCCCGGCCGTTTTCGCTGGAGGCAAGCGCAGCGCGGCCGTCAGCTCGTCGATATGCCGCGGCTCGGCCGACAGACATTCATAGACGGTGCGCTCCTCCGGCAACAGGGCCGGCGGGCGCGCTTGCCCCGAAAAGCCCCCCGGGAGTGCGCCGTCGGCGGGGCTCTCCAGCTGCGGCCGAATTTCATCGAGGATATCCTCGACCCCGTCCACCAGCTTGGCCCCTTGTTTGATCAAGGCGTGAGTACCAACGCTGGTCTTCGTCCCGATCGGACCCGGAACGGCGAACACTTCCCGTCCCTGATCCAGCGCCAGCCGCGCCGTGATCAGCGATCCACTCTGCTCGGCCGCTTCGACCACAACCACCCCCAAACTCAGACCGCTGATCACCCGATTGCGCTTGGGAAAATTCACGGGGTCGGGCTGCGTTCCCAGCGGGAACTCGGAGACAACGGCGCCATGACGGCCGATCAAGTCCCGGAGGTCATGATGCTCGGGCGGATAAAGGATATCCAGCCCGCACCCGAGGACCGCGATGGTACGGGCCGGAACTTCCAGGGCCGCCTGATGCGCCCATGCGTCGATTCCACGGGCCATCCCGCTTACAATCGTGAATCCTCTCGTGGCCAGATCCCGGCTCAATTGCTCGGTGACGGCGCGGCCGTATCCGCTGGCGCGGCGTGCGCCGACAATCGCAACGGCGCGGTGGTCCTCCGGTCGCAAGCCCCCCTTGAGATAAAGGATGGGCGGGGGATCCGGAATCATTCTCAGTCGGACAGGGTAGCGCGGATCGGTCAGTCCGATCAGGTCAACCTCCATTTCGTCGATACGATCCAGCTCCCGTGAGATGGCCGCGTCGTCCGGGCGATAGGATCGAAGCCATTGAGCCGCCTTGGACCCAATCCCCTCAATCGTCGTCCATTCGTTGGGATCGGCCCTCAACGCGGCGACCGGCGAGCCGAACCGCTCGATCACCCGTTTGCACAGAACGTCTCCGATTCCCGGGACGGCTTTCAAGGCCAGCCATGCATATCGTTCATCACGATCCAGCATCGCCTGCCTCCCCATCCCCAGCCTTCGGTTGATATCTATTATACACGATCGTATCCGTGAGGGTTGGTAACACTATACGATCGGCCGGGCGGCTGTCAAGCCCCGCCTTCCGACAAGCGACCGTGCGGCCGAAGGGTGGCCGCCCCGTTTCCATCAATGTCTGTGGTCTGGATTCGAGCCGATGCGCGCTGGTGTTCCGATAAGAATCGTGGCGGAGGACGGTTTGCCCGAGCGTTTATCGCTTCCGTTTTTGGCGCTCTTCCGCGAAGAATTTGTGGTAGAGGGTTTCCCATTCCGGGCTGCCTTCCGAGATAGGCCGCGAATAGGAGGCCAGCTTGGCCCGAACCGCCTGATCGATCTCTTCTTCCGTCCGAAGTTCGTGGACAATGACCCGCTTGATCTCGCGAAGGACCTTCGCCTCCTCCACAAGAAGGATCGCCCGGCGTCCCCGGGCCAATTCGTTCAGGATCAGATGAGAAAGGTGACTGATTTTGTCTTCGCTGAGCACCATCAATCTTTTCGATATCCTTATAAAATGATCCCGCGTTCTTTGGCGAGTTGCTTCTTGATCATCAGAAACATTTTTCGCTCGTCCGCCTGACCCTTCTCGATCTGAACCCGGTAGGTTTCGAGGATCTGCCGGACCTCGGCATCCAAGCGGTCTTCGATCAACAGCTCTCCGGTGATGATCTGCTCCAGGGAGGAGATCAATTCGGCCTTCGATGCCTCCAGCCGGATCGCCTGTTTTTCGGTCAATTGATGGACGAGGGTCTGAGCCAGCGCGGCGATCCGTTCTTTTTTGAGTCGCATCAGGATCGCACTCTATCAAAATCACCCCTCGCTGTCAACGCAACGCGGCGAGCGGCGTTGGCTTGACAGTCCGTTTCGGGGAGACTATACTCAGTGCGTGTGCTCACGTCCCCCTGAAAAATTTTCCCAGCGCACAACATGGAATTTCAGGCACGGGCCTGTCGGTTTGTTGGCGGGATCGGCCCTCGCTCTCCTGCTTCTGGCCCAGACCGGCCGTTCGGAACTCCGCGGGGATGCCAACCTTGGCAAAATGATCTATGTCAAAAACTGCGTCTCTTGTCACGGTCAAAAGGGCGACGGGCTTAGCTTCCGTCCCCATTTTCCCAACTTCGGCGATGCCAAAATCATGGCGGCCAAGACCGATCAGGAGCTTTTTGACAAGATCTCCAACGGAGGGAAAGGGACGGGGATGCCGGCTTGGAATAAGATTCTCACGGAACAAGACCGGTGGAATGTTTTGGCGTACATCCGGACCCTTTCCAACCCTTAATCGCCCACGTTTCCTCTCCCCCGGTCTTAAACCATGAAACGCACCGGATCGGTCTCCATTTCGCCCAACGCCCTCGCGGTTCTCAGACGGCGCTATCTGCGACGGGATCCCTCGGGGCGTGTGGGCGAAACCCCGGGCCAAATGTTCCGGCGCGTCGCGGTCAATCTCGCCGAGGCCGAGAAAACATACAACCCCAAAGCCGACATCAAAAAAACGGCCGATGATTTCTACCGGTTGATGGCCGATCTGGAATTTCTGCCGAATTCTCCGACCTTGATGAACGCCGGCCGAGAACTGCAACAGCTCTCGGCCTGTTTTGTCTTGCCGGTCGAAGACTCGCTTCGGTCGATCTTTGAGGCCGTGAAGAACACCGCCCTCATTCATCAAAGCGGCGGCGGTACCGGGTTTTCGTTCAGCCATCTGCGGCCCAAAGATGATCCGGTCCAGTCGACCAGCGGGATCGCGAGCGGCCCGGTCTCGTTTATGAAAGTGTTCAACACGGCCACGGAGGTGATCAAACAAGGCGGGACGCGTCGCGGGGCGAATATGGGCATCCTCCGGGTCGACCATCCCGACATTCTCGATTTTATCACCGTCAAGGAAAACCCTCGGGAGCTGACCAATTTTAATCTTTCAGTCAGCGTCACCGATCAATTCATGGAAGCCGCGCTTACGGGCAGGACTTATGATCTGATTCATCCCAATACCCGCCGTCGGGTCGGGCGTCTCTCAGCGGGGGGGATCCTGGATAGAATCGTCCGGGCCGCATGGGCGACGGGCGAACCCGGGATCCTGTTTTTGGATCGAATCAATCGGGATAATCCGACTCCCCTGTTGGGACGGATCGAGGCCACGAATCCCTGCGGTGAACAACCCTTGTTGCCGTTTGAATCCTGCAATCTGGGTTCCATCAACTTGACGAAAATGGTCCGACAGGGCTCCGCGGGGCCGGAACTGGACAAGGAAAAACTCCGCCGGACCATCCGCCTGGCCGTTCGTCTTCTCGACAATGTGATCGATCAGAATCGTTATCCTTTACCCGAGATCAAGGCGATCACCCAGCAGGGAAATCGAAAGATCGGATTGGGCGTCATGGGTCTTGCGGATCTTCTGATTCTTCAGGGGATTCCCTATAACTCCGAACAGGCCGTCGCCTTTTCGGAGAGCCTCATGGCCTTCATCCGCCATGAAGCCCGCCAGTCCTCGATTCTCTTGGCCAAGGAACGGGGGGTCTTTCCGAACTTCTCGAAAAGCATCTACGCCCCGCACGGACCGCGGCTCCGCAACGCGACCACCACCACGATCGCGCCCACCGGCACCCTCGCCCTGATCGCCGGATGCTCGAGCGGAATCGAACCCCTCTACGGGATCGCCACGTCACGCATCGCGATGGAGGACTTAAAACTGGTGGAGGTTCATCCCCTTTTCCTTCGGGCCGCTCGGGAGGCCGGCATTTACAGCAAAGCGCTTCTGAACCGCATCCTTCGGCAGGGCTCGATCCAAAAGGATAAGACCATCCCCAAAGAGATTCGAAGGCACTTTGTCACGGCCCATGACATTTCGCCCGAATACCACGTTCGGATGCAGGCCGCGTTTCAAAAATACACCGACAATGCTGTTTCTAAAACCGTAAACTTTCCCAGGCAGGCCACGCCGGACCAAGTCCGTCAAGCGTTTCTCCTGGCCTACCGGTCCGGCTGCAAGGGCGTTACGATCTACCGAAGCGGAAGCCGGGACCAACAGGTCTTGACCTGTACACATGTCCAGTACTGTTGAACTTTCAGGCTCGGCCCCTTGCATTTTGTCCCGGCTTTTTTGTATCCTCAGAGACTGTCACCGCCATGAGGTTTCTATGGTCCGTAGTCCTGCCGTCGCCGGACAATTCTATGCTGCGATGCCTGAACGGCTCCGAAGCCAGGTGGACCAATACCTTGAGAAAGATCAAGTTCGGGAATCCGCACGGGCCATCGTCTGTCCCCATGCCGGCCTGATGTATTCCGGTCCGGTTGCGGGTGCCGTTTACTCCCGCGTCCAGATTCCTGACACCCTCCTCCTGGTGGGCCCGAATCATACCGGTCTTGGACCGCCCCTCTCGATCTATGCGGAGGGCAGTTGGAACATGCCGAACGGAAGGGTCGCGATCGACCGCCGCCTGGCCGCCGACCTGCTGGCGCGATGCCCTCAGGCCGAGTCGGATACAGAAGCGCACCAATCCGAACACTGCCTCGAGGTTCAGCTCCCTTTTCTTCAACAACTTCGACCGGCGGTCGCCATTGTTCCGGTAATTATGATGAGCACGGAACTGGCCGTTTGTCGGGCTTTGGGAGAGGCCATGGCCGCCGCTGTGCTGGAAGCCCCCCGGCCGATCTTGATTATCGCCAGCACGGACATGAGTCATTATGAACCCGACGCCGTCGCGCGAAGGAAAGATCAATGGGCCATCGATGAAATTCTGGCCCTGAATCCGGCTGGACTTCACCGCGTCACGCGGGAAAAACGGATTTCGATGTGCGGTTTTGCCCCAACGGTTGCGACGCTATTCGCCGCACTCCGCTTGGGGGCCAGGCGGGCCAAACTCGTGAAGTATATGACCTCGGGAGAGACCAGCGGTGATTATGACCGGGTCGTGGGATACGCGGGACTCCTGATTGTTTAACTTAGGACGAATCGTCACGGAAAATATCCTTCTCCTATCGATCGTTGCCGTTGTCGTAGGGCTCCTGGCCATCGCCGGACTTGTTCCGTTGCGGCGTCTGGCCAACACAACGAAGGATTTGGAAACCGAATTGCACCATCTCCGGTCCCAGATGGATTTCAAAGAACTGACCCTGACCCAACAGCGGCAATCCCTCCTTCAAATTAAGCAAGAGACCGCCAATCTTTCGAGGATTCTTCTCCTGCTCCCCGACCTAGCCAAACAGTTGTCCGCCGCCCACACAACCCGGGAGTTGGAAGAGAACATCGTCCAACTTACCCAGAAGCTCCTGGATGCGAGAGAAGTTTCTCTTTTCGCCGTGGAGAAGGATGAGCTGGTCCTGAAGACCCAGTCGGGCTTTTCACCCGACAGGGCAGATGCGATTAAACGAATCAAGATCGGCGAGGGGCGTATCGGCTGGACGGCCAAGAAGCGGGTGATCATGACCGCCGACGATTTTGAAAAAGAGAGCAACCTCGTGAAAACCTCCTTCCTTCAGGATCGGTTCAAGAACATTCAAACCGATCTCTGTGCCCCCCTGATTCATTGGGATCGTTTCTACGGCGTGATCAACGTGGGGGGGCTCGGTGCCATCCCGGAGAACGGCCGAAGGTTGATCCACATGATCTCCCACCTAGGCGTGATCGCACTGGAAAATGTTCTTTTGCTCAACGAAAATCAGAAGCAAGCCGACCTGGACAGTCTGACCACGCTCTATAATGTAACCTACTTCTATAAGTACCTCGACCGCGAACTTCAGAAGGCCCACCGGTACGGTCGGCCGTTGACCGTGGTGATCTTCGACCTGGATCAATTTGAATCGTACAATCAAATGTTCGGCCGACTGGAAGGGGATCAGGCACTTCGGGTTGTGGCGAACATCATCAGGGACCGCCTCCGAACGGTGGATATTCCATGCCGTTACGGGGGGGAAGAAATGGCCGTGGTGCTTCCGGAGACCGATCAGGAAAAAGGGCGATTCGTGGCGGAACGGATTCGGCAATCCACCGAGGCCCACCCCTTCTCGCTCAAGCGTGTGACCCTCAGCGGGGGGCTCGCGGTATACCCGGTCGACGGAAAGGATTCGAAAGACCTAATCAAAAAGGCCGAGGCGGCTTTGGGGGCGGCTAAAAAATCGGGGCGGAATCGCGTTGTGAGCTATTCATCCATTTCCCCGGCGCCTTGACAGTCTTTTTTTCTTATGCTACCGTGAAATTATTCACCTCACATGCTCCGAAAGGCATCTGCGCATGGCGAAAAAGCTCCTCG is drawn from Nitrospiria bacterium and contains these coding sequences:
- a CDS encoding cytochrome c, which gives rise to MLAGSALALLLLAQTGRSELRGDANLGKMIYVKNCVSCHGQKGDGLSFRPHFPNFGDAKIMAAKTDQELFDKISNGGKGTGMPAWNKILTEQDRWNVLAYIRTLSNP
- the amrB gene encoding AmmeMemoRadiSam system protein B → MVRSPAVAGQFYAAMPERLRSQVDQYLEKDQVRESARAIVCPHAGLMYSGPVAGAVYSRVQIPDTLLLVGPNHTGLGPPLSIYAEGSWNMPNGRVAIDRRLAADLLARCPQAESDTEAHQSEHCLEVQLPFLQQLRPAVAIVPVIMMSTELAVCRALGEAMAAAVLEAPRPILIIASTDMSHYEPDAVARRKDQWAIDEILALNPAGLHRVTREKRISMCGFAPTVATLFAALRLGARRAKLVKYMTSGETSGDYDRVVGYAGLLIV
- a CDS encoding sensor domain-containing diguanylate cyclase, whose product is MFNLGRIVTENILLLSIVAVVVGLLAIAGLVPLRRLANTTKDLETELHHLRSQMDFKELTLTQQRQSLLQIKQETANLSRILLLLPDLAKQLSAAHTTRELEENIVQLTQKLLDAREVSLFAVEKDELVLKTQSGFSPDRADAIKRIKIGEGRIGWTAKKRVIMTADDFEKESNLVKTSFLQDRFKNIQTDLCAPLIHWDRFYGVINVGGLGAIPENGRRLIHMISHLGVIALENVLLLNENQKQADLDSLTTLYNVTYFYKYLDRELQKAHRYGRPLTVVIFDLDQFESYNQMFGRLEGDQALRVVANIIRDRLRTVDIPCRYGGEEMAVVLPETDQEKGRFVAERIRQSTEAHPFSLKRVTLSGGLAVYPVDGKDSKDLIKKAEAALGAAKKSGRNRVVSYSSISPAP
- a CDS encoding DUF507 family protein gives rise to the protein MRLKKERIAALAQTLVHQLTEKQAIRLEASKAELISSLEQIITGELLIEDRLDAEVRQILETYRVQIEKGQADERKMFLMIKKQLAKERGIIL
- a CDS encoding adenosylcobalamin-dependent ribonucleoside-diphosphate reductase; amino-acid sequence: MKRTGSVSISPNALAVLRRRYLRRDPSGRVGETPGQMFRRVAVNLAEAEKTYNPKADIKKTADDFYRLMADLEFLPNSPTLMNAGRELQQLSACFVLPVEDSLRSIFEAVKNTALIHQSGGGTGFSFSHLRPKDDPVQSTSGIASGPVSFMKVFNTATEVIKQGGTRRGANMGILRVDHPDILDFITVKENPRELTNFNLSVSVTDQFMEAALTGRTYDLIHPNTRRRVGRLSAGGILDRIVRAAWATGEPGILFLDRINRDNPTPLLGRIEATNPCGEQPLLPFESCNLGSINLTKMVRQGSAGPELDKEKLRRTIRLAVRLLDNVIDQNRYPLPEIKAITQQGNRKIGLGVMGLADLLILQGIPYNSEQAVAFSESLMAFIRHEARQSSILLAKERGVFPNFSKSIYAPHGPRLRNATTTTIAPTGTLALIAGCSSGIEPLYGIATSRIAMEDLKLVEVHPLFLRAAREAGIYSKALLNRILRQGSIQKDKTIPKEIRRHFVTAHDISPEYHVRMQAAFQKYTDNAVSKTVNFPRQATPDQVRQAFLLAYRSGCKGVTIYRSGSRDQQVLTCTHVQYC
- a CDS encoding DUF507 family protein; translation: MVLSEDKISHLSHLILNELARGRRAILLVEEAKVLREIKRVIVHELRTEEEIDQAVRAKLASYSRPISEGSPEWETLYHKFFAEERQKRKR